The following is a genomic window from Paenibacillus sp. FSL R5-0766.
CTGGATGAAGCTGTTCGCATCATGGCGGAAGCCGGATCAAGCCACATCCTGATGGGTATGGCCCACCGTGGGCGGTTAAATGTACTGGCTCATGTTTTGGGCAAACCGTACAGCAAAATTTTCTCTGAATTTCATCATGCTCCGAACAAAGATTTGGTTCCGTCGGAAGGTTCGACTGGAATCAACTACGGTTGGACGGGGGATGTCAAATATCATATGGGTGCGAACCGTTTTGTAAAAGACGGGGAAACTGTACAGGCACGCCTTACTCTGGCGAATAACCCGAGCCATCTGGAATACGTTAATCCGGTTGTACAAGGGTTTGCTCGTGCGGCTCAGGATGACCGTCGTGACCCTGGATATCCGAAGCAGGACGTGACGAAGGCAGCTACCATTTTGATGCATGGTGATGCAGCATTCCCTGGCGAAGGGATCGTTGCCGAGACGCTTAACTTCAAAGCTCTGCCAGGATATCAGAATGGCGGAACCATCCATATTATCGTCAACAATCGTCTGGGTTTCACTACAGATAGCGGTGATTCCCGTTCAACGTATTACGCAAGTGACCTTGCTAAAGGGTACGAAATTCCGATTGTACACGTGAATGCGGACAATCCGGAAGCTTGTATTGCAGCCATTCGTATGGCAGCAGAGTATCGCAATCGTTTCAAAAAGGATTTCCTGATCGACTTGATCGGTTACCGTCGTTACGGCCATAATGAAACCGATGATCCCGAAACGACTCAACCTATCGTTTATGACAAGGTGAAAAACCATCCAACGGTAAGCCACTTGTATCAGGATCAGTTGAAACAGGAATCGGTTATCGATGATGCGTCCATTACGAGCATTCGCGATGGAGTAACGAACAAATTAAAAGAAGCTTATGACCAGATGAAGAAAAATGAAGTACATGAATATTATCAACGGAAAATCAGTGAGCCGGAAGCTGTTACGATTACGCCGACTGCGGTACCACTGGAGAATCTGCGTGGCATTAATGCCGATCTGCTGAAATGGCCTGAGAACTTCAATGTGTATCCGAAGTTACAGCGGATTTTGCAACGCCGGAGCACTTCCCTGAACGAAGGGGAAAAAGTGGATTGGAGCCTTGCGGAGACACTCGCATTTGCAACCATTCTGGCAGATGGCAAGCCAATTCGGATTAGTGGACAGGATGCCGAGCGTGCTACATTCGCTCATCGGAATCTGGTGTTGCATGATTCGGAGAATGGAGCAAAGTTCTGCCCATTACATCACTTGCCACAGGCAAGAGCATCCTTTGCAATCTATAACAGTCCGTTGTCTGAAGAATCCGTTGTTGGATTCGAATACGGATATAACGTATATTCACCCGATACTCTGGTCATCTGGGAAGCTCAATTCGGTGACTTTGCCAACTGTGCACAAGTTATCTTTGATCAGTTTGTATCAGCGGGTCGTGCCAAATGGTCTCAGAAATCCAGTCTGGTCATGTTGCTTCCACATGCGAATGAGGGTCAGGGACCTGAGCATACAAGTGCTCGTCTGGAACGCTTCCTGCAGCTTTGTGCAGAAGACAACATGACGGTTGCCAACTTGTCGAGTGCATCTCAGTACTTCCACTTGTTGCGTCGTCAAGCTTCGTTGACTGAAACGGAAGATGCTCGTCCACTTGTGATGATGTCACCAAAAAGTCTCATTCGTAACCCGCGTGTTGCATCACCGGCAGTCGAATTCAGTGAAGGCAAGTTTGAACTTGTACTGGAACAAGCTGGACTGGGGACACAGCCGGATCGTGTAGAGCGCATTATTTTGTGCAGTGGCAAGGTTGCCATTGACCTGGAAGATGCTATTGAAAAAGATAAAGCAGATCGGTCATGGCTTCACATTATTCGTGTGGAACAGTTGTATCCGTTCCCGGCAGAAGAGATCAAACGTGTCCTCGCCCGTTTCAGTAATGTAAAAGAGTTGGTATGGGTACAGGAAGAGAACAAAAACATGGGTGCCTGGACATACATGGAGCCTCGTCTTCGTGAAGTCGCTCCGGAAGGCACAACCGTTAGATACGAAGGTCGCCCGGAACACGCAAGTCCTTCCAGCGGTTATCAGCTTGTGCATAGTATGGAACAGCAACAGATTATTACATCTGCGTTGAAACAAACGACGAAGAATAATATTCCACTGGGGAGGTAACAGCTGTGAGTGAAATTAAAGTACCTGCAATGGGTGAGTCAATAACTGAGGGAACTGTATCCAGATGGATGGTTAAAGAAGGGGATACCGTTAATCAGGGTGATGTGCTTCTTGAACTGGAAACGGATAAAGTAAATATTGAGATTAGCGCAGAAGAAAGCGGCGTGCTGGAGAAGATCATTCGTCAGGAAGGAGAGACGGTAGAGATCGGTGAAACGATCGGTACACTCTCAGCTGGTTCTGGAGGAGGAAGCGGTGCACCCGCTTCCGAACCGGCAGCTGAAGAGAAAAAGGCCGTTACTCCTGCACCTGAAGCTCCAACACCACCACCAGCAGCTGTTGCGGCAGCACCGGAGTCATCCGATAGTGCCAAGACGGCTTCACCGTCTGCCCGTAAGCTTGCACGTGAACGTGGTATCGAACTGGATCAGGTTCAGAGCAAAGATCCGATTGGACGGGTATACCAGGATGATGTGAAGAGCCATAACAATCAGGCGCCTGCTCCTGCTGCTCCACCTGCGAGTAAAGCTCCAGCAGCACCAAGTGCTCCGGCAGCTGGAAGTTCCACCTATACCAAACCGGTGGAGCGTCAGCGGATGTCTCGCCGTCGTGCGACCATTGCCAAACGTCTGGTAGAGGCGCAGCAGACAGCAGCCATGTTGACTACATTTAATGAAGTTGATATGACTGCGATCATGGATGTACGTAAACGCCGTAAGGACAAGTTCAAAGAGAAACATGAGATCAACCTGGGCTTCATGTCCTTCTTCACCAAAGCGGTTGTGGGGGCTCTGAAAAAATTCCCTACAATTAACGCAGAGATTGATGGCGAAGATGTTGTGCTCAAAAAGTATTATGATATCGGCATCGCTGTATCTGCGAAGGAAGGACTGGTTGTACCGGTTGTGCGTGATGCCGATCGTCTGGGCTTTGCCGAGATCGAGAAGAGCATTGCGGACCTGGCATCCAAAGCTCGCTCCAACACGCTGGCGTTATCTGATCTACAAGGTGGAACGTTCACCATCACCAATGGTGGAACATTTGGTTCCTTGTTGTCTACGCCAATTCTGAATACACCTCAAGTGGGTATTCTGGGGATGCATAAGATCCAGCTTCGTCCAGTGGCGATTGATGCAGAGCGGATGGAGAACCGTCCAATGATGTACATCGCGTTGTCCTACGATCACCGGATTATCGACGGTAGTGAAGCTGTTCGTTTCCTCGTAACCGTGAAAGAACTGCTTGAAGATCCGGAATCCCTGTTAATTGAAGGTTAATCCATAACGTTTGAACATGGCTATTATTCATATCGCTTAACAAGAGAACCCCTGAACTGGAGCGCAGCGTGAGCTGCACATCCGATTCAGGGGTTTCTTTTGCTGTTGCTCTTGGTATGTTGCCTCCGACTCTATTATATAGAGTCAGCCGTCTCAGTAGGGTTCAACGGACTTTCGTTTGTATTCGAGCCAGGGGTATTCCGCTCTAGCCAGTCTACAACGTGCTGAGCCACTTCTGTTCGGTTGATCTCATGCAGCATTTCATGACGTCCATCCGGATACAGGCGATACTCAATATTCTCCAGCTGAAGCTTCTTATACTGGGAGACCAGATTAAGAACGCCTTTGCCATGAAGTCCGACAGGGTCCTTCTCACCTGAGAACAGGTATACGGGTTTGTGTTTGGGGATGCGCTCCATATTGTGTGGAAGGTGTACTTCAAGCAGCAATTTGAAGAAGTCGCGGAAAAAGCCTGCTGTACAGACTGCTCCGCACAGGGGATCATCAATGAATCGCTGAACCTCTTGTGAGTCCCGGGACAACCAATCAAACGGTGTCGTTGCAGGGCGGAAAGAGCGATTAAATCCACCAAATACAATCGCGTTGAGCAGCATGCTGGGATGAGTAGCCCCCTGAATGCCGCATTGCAAAAAGGCGAGCTTCTCTCCAAATCGGAGCAGACCACGTCTGCCGTTTGTCCCGGATAAAATAAAGGCATGGTACTGCTCATGACCAGCGTACATGAGATGTTGCACCAAGAATGAGCCCATGCTATGTCCCATGAGAAACAGGGGCACCCCAGGGTTCTCCTTGGCGGCTACTTCGCCCAGATTGATCATATCACTCGCCATCCAGCGGAAGGCATCGACACCAGCATTACCAAGCAACTTGGCATTCTCCACGGTTTTGCCATGACCCCGATGGTCATTGGCATAAACCGCATAGCCATTTTGGGTAAGAAACTCGGCAAATTCGGCGTATCGGGCTGCCGTCTCGCCCATGCCATGTGCAATTTGCACGACACCTTTAACGTTGCATTCCGGATCGGGAAGCCAGCGGTACACATGAATACGGGTACCTTCACTAGCGACCAAGGCAAAGGTAGATTCCTGCATCTCGTGTAATTCCTCCTTCACAGGTTACATATAAGCTTGATTTAGGGCAGATAAGAGCGAAGAACAGTGGTATTTCCATCTAATGTATAAGAACCCAGATTGGCTGGCAAGAGATAACATTGTCCAGCTTTCAATTCAATGCTGTCTGATTCAGCATGTGCCCACTCCAAAGTTCCTTCTCCTTCACAGACAACGAGAATTGTGAAGCTGTCAGGATTGGTGGAGAGTTCCCAACGTTTATTCACAATACCTTTTTCAACTACAAAATAAGAGCATTCCGCAAGCTTGAGCCATTCACCAGGAGTAGCGTTATTTGTTTTCATCTTTGAGGCACCTGCGCCCTCATAGGCGGTGACATTTAATGAGTCTTCAACATGCAACTCACGTGGTTTGCCATCCAGCCCTGGACGATTATAATCGTATATCCGGTAGGTCGTATCCGAGTTTTGCTGAATCTCAGCGACAACAACACCTGCACAGAGCGCATGCACTGTTCCAGCAGGGATAAAGAACGTATCACCAGCTTCTACAGGTACCTGACGAAGGGTATCCATCACCGTGCCGTTTTCCAATGCTTCTTTT
Proteins encoded in this region:
- a CDS encoding 2-oxoglutarate dehydrogenase E1 component; its protein translation is MTIVEGNKKPWESYYGPNMGYVQEQYELFTQDPGSVTPAYRELFEQWGAPPMSGRDARTTSNSGNAQLASGSVDIQLLQKAVTAGKLVWNIRTYGHLAADIDPLGISEDTDTSLLEPQHFELNEEDLKALPASLIWEGADGQTATGWDAIQRLRQIYTGPMAYEFSHVHEVQEREWLNRRAESRTSPAPLTPKERKALLERLVEVEQFEDYLHKTFVGQKRFSIEGNDVLVPMLDEAVRIMAEAGSSHILMGMAHRGRLNVLAHVLGKPYSKIFSEFHHAPNKDLVPSEGSTGINYGWTGDVKYHMGANRFVKDGETVQARLTLANNPSHLEYVNPVVQGFARAAQDDRRDPGYPKQDVTKAATILMHGDAAFPGEGIVAETLNFKALPGYQNGGTIHIIVNNRLGFTTDSGDSRSTYYASDLAKGYEIPIVHVNADNPEACIAAIRMAAEYRNRFKKDFLIDLIGYRRYGHNETDDPETTQPIVYDKVKNHPTVSHLYQDQLKQESVIDDASITSIRDGVTNKLKEAYDQMKKNEVHEYYQRKISEPEAVTITPTAVPLENLRGINADLLKWPENFNVYPKLQRILQRRSTSLNEGEKVDWSLAETLAFATILADGKPIRISGQDAERATFAHRNLVLHDSENGAKFCPLHHLPQARASFAIYNSPLSEESVVGFEYGYNVYSPDTLVIWEAQFGDFANCAQVIFDQFVSAGRAKWSQKSSLVMLLPHANEGQGPEHTSARLERFLQLCAEDNMTVANLSSASQYFHLLRRQASLTETEDARPLVMMSPKSLIRNPRVASPAVEFSEGKFELVLEQAGLGTQPDRVERIILCSGKVAIDLEDAIEKDKADRSWLHIIRVEQLYPFPAEEIKRVLARFSNVKELVWVQEENKNMGAWTYMEPRLREVAPEGTTVRYEGRPEHASPSSGYQLVHSMEQQQIITSALKQTTKNNIPLGR
- the odhB gene encoding 2-oxoglutarate dehydrogenase complex dihydrolipoyllysine-residue succinyltransferase; this translates as MSEIKVPAMGESITEGTVSRWMVKEGDTVNQGDVLLELETDKVNIEISAEESGVLEKIIRQEGETVEIGETIGTLSAGSGGGSGAPASEPAAEEKKAVTPAPEAPTPPPAAVAAAPESSDSAKTASPSARKLARERGIELDQVQSKDPIGRVYQDDVKSHNNQAPAPAAPPASKAPAAPSAPAAGSSTYTKPVERQRMSRRRATIAKRLVEAQQTAAMLTTFNEVDMTAIMDVRKRRKDKFKEKHEINLGFMSFFTKAVVGALKKFPTINAEIDGEDVVLKKYYDIGIAVSAKEGLVVPVVRDADRLGFAEIEKSIADLASKARSNTLALSDLQGGTFTITNGGTFGSLLSTPILNTPQVGILGMHKIQLRPVAIDAERMENRPMMYIALSYDHRIIDGSEAVRFLVTVKELLEDPESLLIEG
- a CDS encoding alpha/beta hydrolase, whose product is MQESTFALVASEGTRIHVYRWLPDPECNVKGVVQIAHGMGETAARYAEFAEFLTQNGYAVYANDHRGHGKTVENAKLLGNAGVDAFRWMASDMINLGEVAAKENPGVPLFLMGHSMGSFLVQHLMYAGHEQYHAFILSGTNGRRGLLRFGEKLAFLQCGIQGATHPSMLLNAIVFGGFNRSFRPATTPFDWLSRDSQEVQRFIDDPLCGAVCTAGFFRDFFKLLLEVHLPHNMERIPKHKPVYLFSGEKDPVGLHGKGVLNLVSQYKKLQLENIEYRLYPDGRHEMLHEINRTEVAQHVVDWLERNTPGSNTNESPLNPTETADSI
- a CDS encoding type I phosphomannose isomerase catalytic subunit, with the translated sequence MSTPYPLQFQPEFKERVWGGRALEQFGLTPPEGHIGEGWMIADHPNGTTKVLNGALAGKGLDEVREQLGTEWLGTKGVSEKGGRFPLLIKLLDCNDDLSVQVHPTDEYEALPPGELGKTEMWYVLDAKPGAHIIYGLNEGVDRATLKEALENGTVMDTLRQVPVEAGDTFFIPAGTVHALCAGVVVAEIQQNSDTTYRIYDYNRPGLDGKPRELHVEDSLNVTAYEGAGASKMKTNNATPGEWLKLAECSYFVVEKGIVNKRWELSTNPDSFTILVVCEGEGTLEWAHAESDSIELKAGQCYLLPANLGSYTLDGNTTVLRSYLP